From one Notolabrus celidotus isolate fNotCel1 chromosome 2, fNotCel1.pri, whole genome shotgun sequence genomic stretch:
- the rxfp3.2b gene encoding relaxin family peptide receptor 3.2b, giving the protein MVHCEQDSPAMQLNETEVQTSAPEPCEQHILLEDNAGNCSGGPTSNLSLHCWLQLLSRDSIMEFQGDSSSLVVRVMIACVYSIVCALGLVGNSLALYLLHSRYRQKQSSINCFVMGLAITDLQFVLTLPFWAVDTALDFRWPFGRVMCKIISSVTTMNMYASVFFLTAMSMARYYSISSALKMHSRRAAATRAKWTSLGIWAVSLLATLPHAIYSTSVQVSDEELCLVRFPDSGRWDPQLLLGLYQLQKVLLGFLIPLIIISVCYLLLLRFILSRRITGAGGPEVEQNRHRRRSKVTKSIAIVVLSFFLCWLPNQALTLWGVFIKFDLVPFSKAFYNAQAYAFPLTVCLAHTNSCLNPVLYCLIRQEFRAGLKELLLQATPSYLTHLLRRKAKVAEAPPVLVLVQIEV; this is encoded by the coding sequence ATGGTGCACTGTGAGCAGGATAGTCCAGCCATGCAGCTGAATGAGACTGAAGTTCAAACCTCAGCTCCAGAACCTTGTGAGCAGCATATTTTACTTGAGGACAATGCTGGAAACTGCAGCGGGGGACCTACCAGCAACCTGTCGCTGCACTGCTGGTTACAGCTGCTCAGCAGGGACTCTATCATGGAATTTCAGGGGGACAGCTCCAGCTTGGTGGTACGTGTGATGATAGCATGTGTCTACTCTATAGTCTGTGCACTGGGGCTGGTGGGAAACTCTCTGGCTCTGTATCTGCTACACTCACGTTATAGACAGAAGCAGTCATCTATTAACTGCTTTGTGATGGGACTGGCTATCACTGACCTTCAGTTTGTGCTGACGTTACCTTTCTGGGCGGTGGACACAGCCCTAGACTTCCGCTGGCCGTTTGGACGTGTGATGTGTAAAATCATCAGCTCTGTCACCACCATGAACATGTACGCTAGTGTCTTCTTCCTCACAGCCATGAGCATGGCACGTTATTACTCCATCTCCTCAGCACTGAAGATGCACAGTAGGAGGGCAGCAGCTACCAGAGCTAAATGGACGAGCCTGGGGATCTGGGCTGTGTCTCTGCTGGCCACTTTACCTCATGCCATCTACTCCACCAGCGTCCAGGTGTCAGATGAAGAGCTCTGCCTGGTGCGCTTCCCAGACTCAGGCAGATGGGATCCACAACTTCTTCTGGGACTTTACCAGCTGCAAAAAGTCCTACTGGGATTCCTTATTCCTCTGATCATAATATCTGTCTgctacctgctgctgctgcgcttTATCCTCAGTAGACGCATCACAGGTGCAGGGGGCCCGGAGGTGGAGCAAAACCGACACAGACGTCGCTCCAAAGTGACCAAATCTATCGCCATTGTGGTTCTGTCCTTCTTCCTATGCTGGCTTCCCAACCAGGCATTGACACTGTGGGGGGTGTTCATAAAGTTTGACCTGGTGCCCTTCAGCAAAGCTTTCTACAACGCACAGGCCTATGCCTTTCCTCTGACAGTGTGTTTGGCTCACACCAACAGCTGCCTCAACCCTGTGCTGTACTGCCTAATCCGACAGGAGTTCCGGGCAGGTTTGAAGGAGCTTCTTCTTCAAGCCACACCGTCCTACCTGACTCATCTGCTGCGCCGCAAGGCCAAAGTGGCCGAGGCACCACCTGTTCTGGTGCTTGTTCAGATTGAAGTTTGA